The nucleotide sequence TAGACCTATCAATAAATCCATCAAACATTTCCCTGATTGGTGCCAATTTATCAAGTTTTTTTCGATCTTCACGTGTATCAGAGTCATCAAAACGTAATGCGCGCAAAAGAAGACGAAATCTACGTAAAGACATAACTAATCGAAAAAGTTCTATGCCCGTGCCATCAGTGTGCCAAAATTCATCTAAATTTATGTGCGCAGATTTCTTCACTCCAGCAAGATATAAAAGGCCAATAACTGACTTTATTTCAATCAAATTAGTTGGAAGAACATCTCTTTCTCTAGCGTAGCTAGATCTAAACTTATCTAATCGTTTATTAGTGTATTTGACAATTTGTTCTAGCATATTATCAGGAAAAAATAATGTCCACGCATCTTCTATAGTTTTAGCAttttgagcatttttttttacacccgGACGCTgtctaattatattatgtgacctTGTGCGGGTATTTTTAGGAGGTTGATGCATATTCCAATAAGATTTTTTATCTTTGCTCACTTATTGTGGACCCGATaaccataaatttaaattttctacacATTCCTCATCAGATTCCTCAGAACTTGAGTTATGATTAGTGTTCTCAACGAATTCATTGTTACTTTT is from Acyrthosiphon pisum isolate AL4f unplaced genomic scaffold, pea_aphid_22Mar2018_4r6ur Scaffold_20990;HRSCAF=22720, whole genome shotgun sequence and encodes:
- the LOC100568754 gene encoding piggyBac transposable element-derived protein 4-like, whose amino-acid sequence is MHQPPKNTRTRSHNIIRQRPGVKKNAQNAKTIEDAWTLFFPDNMLEQIVKYTNKRLDKFRSSYARERDVLPTNLIEIKSVIGLLYLAGVKKSAHINLDEFWHTDGTGIELFRLVMSLRRFRLLLRALRFDDSDTREDRKKLDKLAPIREMFDGFIDRSKNYYNLSSNVTIDEMLESFRGRCSFRQYMPNKPAKYGIKVHALVDSKTYYVYNMEIYAGQQPEGPYKVDNSASGNQKIDSSHI